In Rhipicephalus microplus isolate Deutch F79 chromosome 7, USDA_Rmic, whole genome shotgun sequence, one genomic interval encodes:
- the LOC142766989 gene encoding uncharacterized protein LOC142766989 isoform X2, with protein sequence MESIPTALEAWYNGTSAVNFDFDRVTSEISAAASLYGYGEFDTKQCCKIATEMATQNGRKARGFVNDLSAIISMYLFRGTNLRTIRAEMCDTGKAFFDDLIAMYDLRSGNLPNNGLTLARVSLTFSGLTVTKAIKWKDSLPVPHSRMNSIVPNYPAAMMTTAFSGLIPHGEAYTSTITNAHFLYLKELIKFTDPQMRFKPHWEVIESFKGIASAAPHNCPLDKADCVELMEKWGILVAGVCSEPVTKAAERFREYLQPSPQGS encoded by the coding sequence ATGGAATCAATCCCGACTGCCTTGGAAGCGTGGTATAATGGCACTTCTGCAGTAAATTTTGACTTTGACCGAGTCACTTCGGAAATTTCTGCGGCTGCGAGCTTGTATGGTTACGGAGAATTTGACACAAAGCAGTGTTGCAAGATCGCTACCGAAATGGCGACGCAAAATGGGCGAAAAGCAAGGGGGTTTGTGAATGACCTGAGTGCGATAATCAGCATGTACCTCTTTCGCGGCACCAATCTCCGCACGATACGTGCAGAGATGTGTGATACTGGCAAGGCTTTCTTCGACGACCTGATAGCGATGTACGATCTGCGGTCTGGCAACTTGCCCAATAATGGGCTCACGCTAGCGAGAGTCAGCCTCACGTTCAGTGGCTTGACCGTTACCAAAGCCATCAAGTGGAAGGACAGTCTTCCTGTGCCTCACAGTAGGATGAATAGCATAGTGCCCAACTACCCAGCTGCCATGATGACGACGGCTTTCTCCGGCCTCATACCTCACGGTGAAGCCTACACGTCCACTATTACGAATGCTCACTTCCTATATCTTAAGGAGTTGATAAAGTTTACCGATCCGCAAATGAGGTTCAAGCCGCACTGGGAGGTCATCGAAAGCTTCAAGGGAATCGCCTCGGCGGCACCGCACAACTGTCCATTGGATAAGGCAGATTGCGTGGAGCTAATGGAAAAGTGGGGGATTCTGGTGGCCGGTGTCTGCTCAGAGCCTGTGACCAAAGCAGCCGAGCGCTTCCGAGAGTACCTTCAACCCAGTCCGCAAGGCTCTTGA
- the LOC142766989 gene encoding uncharacterized protein LOC142766989 isoform X1, whose product MECSSQIGAQQKLNSSNNVCLDRYAPRISAMESIPTALEAWYNGTSAVNFDFDRVTSEISAAASLYGYGEFDTKQCCKIATEMATQNGRKARGFVNDLSAIISMYLFRGTNLRTIRAEMCDTGKAFFDDLIAMYDLRSGNLPNNGLTLARVSLTFSGLTVTKAIKWKDSLPVPHSRMNSIVPNYPAAMMTTAFSGLIPHGEAYTSTITNAHFLYLKELIKFTDPQMRFKPHWEVIESFKGIASAAPHNCPLDKADCVELMEKWGILVAGVCSEPVTKAAERFREYLQPSPQGS is encoded by the exons ATGGAATGCAGTTCACAAATCGGCGCACAGCAAAAATTAAACTCCAGCAACAATGTAT GCCTCGACCGCTACGCTCCCCGAATCTCAGCCATGGAATCAATCCCGACTGCCTTGGAAGCGTGGTATAATGGCACTTCTGCAGTAAATTTTGACTTTGACCGAGTCACTTCGGAAATTTCTGCGGCTGCGAGCTTGTATGGTTACGGAGAATTTGACACAAAGCAGTGTTGCAAGATCGCTACCGAAATGGCGACGCAAAATGGGCGAAAAGCAAGGGGGTTTGTGAATGACCTGAGTGCGATAATCAGCATGTACCTCTTTCGCGGCACCAATCTCCGCACGATACGTGCAGAGATGTGTGATACTGGCAAGGCTTTCTTCGACGACCTGATAGCGATGTACGATCTGCGGTCTGGCAACTTGCCCAATAATGGGCTCACGCTAGCGAGAGTCAGCCTCACGTTCAGTGGCTTGACCGTTACCAAAGCCATCAAGTGGAAGGACAGTCTTCCTGTGCCTCACAGTAGGATGAATAGCATAGTGCCCAACTACCCAGCTGCCATGATGACGACGGCTTTCTCCGGCCTCATACCTCACGGTGAAGCCTACACGTCCACTATTACGAATGCTCACTTCCTATATCTTAAGGAGTTGATAAAGTTTACCGATCCGCAAATGAGGTTCAAGCCGCACTGGGAGGTCATCGAAAGCTTCAAGGGAATCGCCTCGGCGGCACCGCACAACTGTCCATTGGATAAGGCAGATTGCGTGGAGCTAATGGAAAAGTGGGGGATTCTGGTGGCCGGTGTCTGCTCAGAGCCTGTGACCAAAGCAGCCGAGCGCTTCCGAGAGTACCTTCAACCCAGTCCGCAAGGCTCTTGA